From the genome of Vicia villosa cultivar HV-30 ecotype Madison, WI linkage group LG2, Vvil1.0, whole genome shotgun sequence, one region includes:
- the LOC131648744 gene encoding uncharacterized protein LOC131648744: MGQHEKKFEKFLEMFKKLELNIPFLEALEQMPTYVKFMKDTISKKRTTDRDPIILTETCSAILQGMKIPVKKKDRGSVTIPCTIGDRSFKKALIDLGASVSLLPLSIYKRLGIGKVQDTRMTLQFADHSVKRPYGIVEDVLVKIDKFVFPVDFVILEMPEDEEIPIILGRPFLETGRCLIDIEEGTMTLKVYDEELKIDVRNTMKYKDDVATSQHIEVIDQIVNNENALKSQKLALERVLSLSIFNEAEEVDEKEIEVLNMMEAKPFFKSS; the protein is encoded by the coding sequence ATGGGGCAGCAtgagaaaaaatttgaaaaattcctgGAGATGTTTAAGAAACTTGAGTTAAACATTCCATTCCTGGAGGCATTAGAACAAATGCCTACATATGTCAAGTTCATGAAAGAcaccatctccaagaaaaggACCACCGATCGTGACCCAATTATTCTAAcggaaacttgtagtgctattttgcagggtatgaagattccggtGAAAAAGAAGGACCGAGGCTCTGtaactattccttgtaccattgGGGATAGATCATTTAAAAAGGCTCTTATTGATTTAGGAGCAAGTGTTAGCCTTCTGCCGCTGTCCATCTACAAGAGATTGGGAATTGGTAAAGTTCaggatacaagaatgacactccaaTTTGCAGATCATTCCGTAAAAAGACCTTACGGGATAGTAGAAGATGTGCTCGTCAAAATTGACAAGTTTGTGTTTCCAGTGGATTTTGTAATCTTAGAGATgccagaggatgaagaaattcCGATCATTTTGGGGAGACCATTCTTAGAGACCGGGAGATGTTTGATAGACATAGAAGAAGGTACGATGACCTTGAAGGTGTACGATGAAGAGTTGAaaattgatgtgcgaaacaccatgaaatacaaggatgatgTTGCTACTAGTCAACATATTGAGGTGATTGATCAAATTGTTAACAATGAGAATGCTTTGAAGTCACAAAAATTAGCTTTAGAAAGAGTGTTGAGTTTATCAATTTTTAACGAAGCTGAAGAGGTTGACGAAAAAGAGATAGAAGTGTTGAATATGATGGAAGCAAAACCGTTCTTTAAAAGTTCTTGA
- the LOC131648745 gene encoding uncharacterized protein LOC131648745, producing MTIVNQPVNVAHFQLHPTTIRQLEKKPFSGRINEDANKHLQRFITMTTSLKIEGHSEEAKKLVVFPFTLSDDAEEWFYSLPARSITTWQQMETTFLNECFPASVYIRKRYDINFVNGLKLKTKQLIDTVAGGSTNFKTATEIKKIIDAIAANEHLELYDRSVNQPEGLVDLKLSNQVVKMEDQIAAEVECRLKQMALEKQTVAQIQPAQPIQAMNCEICGGPHFTVHCVQPQQQFQQQGPRKADWEIAIEKIAAQSSQFQEETRSNFRNTGASIKDLEIQMSQIAQQLASPQQPGALPSATVTNPKDHNNVSAIVTRSGKAKEVVEESAEEEEPLL from the exons ATGACAAttgttaaccaaccggtcaatgttgccCACTTTCAGTTACACCCGACAACAATACGACAACTAGAAAAGAAACCATTCtctggaagaatcaatgaagatgcaaataagcacttACAAAGGTTTATTACTATGACAACGTCACTAAAGATAGAggggcattctgaagaagccaagaaattGGTGGTGTTTCCATTTACATTGTCAGacgatgctgaagagtggttttactctttaCCTGCTAGAAGTATTAcaacttggcaacaaatggagacaaCATTTCTGAATGAATGTTTTCCAGCTTCTGTGTATATCCGTAAAAGATATGATATA aattttgtgaatggtctTAAGCTTAAGACTAAACAACTAATTGACACAGTTGCTGGTGGTTCAACGAATTTTAAAACAGCCACTGAGATAAAGAAGATCATTGATGCTATTGCAGCAAACGAACACTTAGAGTTGTATGACCGCAGTGTAAATCAACCAGAAGGGTTAGTTGATTTGAAGTTGTCAAATCAAGTTGTTAAGATGGAAGATCAGATCGCAGCTGAAGTTGAGTGCAGATTAAAACAAATGGCTCTTGAGAAACAAACGGTGGCTCAAATTCAGCCGGCTCAACCGATTCAAGCAAtgaattgtgaaatatgtggaggacctcacTTTACCGTGCATTGTGTG caacctcaacaacaattCCAGCAACAAGGGCCAAGAAAAGCGGATTGGGAGATTGCCATTGAAAAAATTGCTGCTCAAAGCTCccaatttcaagaagaaacaagaagtaaTTTTCGGAATACGGGAGCATCAATTAAAGATCTTGAAATTCAGatgagtcaaatagcacaacaattGGCAAGTCCTCAGCAACCTGGTGCTCTACCTAGTGCCACGGTTACGAATCCCAAAGACCATAATAATGTGAGCGCTATAGTAACTAGAAGTGGTAAAGCGAAAGAAGTTGTAGAGGAGAGTGCTGAAGAAGAAGAGCCATTGCTTTAA